In Sulfurimonas sp. C5, a single genomic region encodes these proteins:
- a CDS encoding ATP-dependent Clp protease proteolytic subunit, with translation QELNEILAANTGQKLATIEKDTDRDNFMSAEESKKYGMIDEVLTKSEVKED, from the coding sequence CAAGAACTCAACGAGATTTTGGCTGCAAATACAGGTCAAAAACTTGCAACGATCGAAAAAGATACTGATCGTGATAACTTCATGAGTGCCGAAGAATCAAAAAAATACGGTATGATTGATGAAGTACTCACAAAAAGTGAAGTAAAAGAGGACTAA